One part of the Malus sylvestris chromosome 2, drMalSylv7.2, whole genome shotgun sequence genome encodes these proteins:
- the LOC126613841 gene encoding E3 ubiquitin-protein ligase PUB23-like → MEDLEISEKNTPADHDFPPYHFRCPISMELMKDPVTISTGVTYERNNIEKWFFSYKKKTCPATMQSLENFDMIPNHTLKRLIVAWQTEEDAKNVICSTSSTPRPSAKHDEIQALLNTIMSSPFKVNSIKKLRSIIDLDDEMKNDFIRSNGVEVLVQILDQILLESSDFTTFRACEEALCILHQLPISGEGKTFKLLSKQESTRSMTVMLQRGSTEARLHTITIFKKMAKTEYDWSFVIQDQGIDFFKSLLELLSDEICSKASSCALKVLIEILTASKKNKLRAIEAGAVCVLIELLPDSNRSKCEKMLQVIKLLCECSEGRQALVEHSMGIVAVSKNMLHVSNAATKIGVKIIWLICNFHPTERVLEEMLICGSVKKLLALLQMDSRSSTKDKVVKIFKMHGNSWKRYPCFPWDLKDYLDL, encoded by the coding sequence ATGGAGGATCTTGAGATATCAGAGAAAAACACACCTGCAGATCACGACTTTCCTCCATACCATTTCAGATGTCCCATTTCTATGGAGCTCATGAAAGACCCCGTCACCATCTCCACGGGCGTCACCTATGAACGCAACAACATAGAGAAATGGTTCTTCTCCTACAAGAAGAAAACATGCCCAGCTACAATGCAAAGCCTTGAGAATTTTGACATGATCCCGAACCACACCCTCAAGAGGCTCATTGTTGCATGGCAAACCGAAGAGGATGCGAAAAATGTTATTTGCTCAACATCATCTACACCAAGGCCTTCAGCTAAGCATGACGAAATTCAAGCGCTCCTCAACACAATCATGTCATCCCCATTCAAGGTAAATTCGATAAAGAAACTTCGTTCCATCATCGACCTAGATGATGAGATGAAAAATGATTTTATTCGATCTAACGGGGTCGAAGTTCTTGTCCAAATTCTTGATCAAATTCTCTTGGAGAGCTCGGATTTCACAACGTTTAGGGCTTGTGAGGAGGCTCTTTGTATTCTTCACCAACTTCCAATATCGGGAGAAGGGAAAACATTTAAATTGTTATCGAAGCAAGAATCAACCAGATCGATGACTGTCATGCTTCAGCGAGGAAGCACTGAGGCACGGCTCCATACCATTACCATATTCAAGAAGATGGCGAAAACCGAATATGATTGGAGCTTCGTGATACAAGATCAAGGTATAGATTTTTTTAAATCCTTGTTGGAGCTCCTTTCGGATGAAATTTGTAGCAAAGCAAGTTCATGTGCCTTGAAAGTCTTGATAGAAATATTAACAGCatcaaagaaaaacaagttgAGGGCAATTGAAGCAGGCGCAGTTTGTGTCCTTATAGAGCTACTGCCAGACTCCAACAGATCCAAATGTGAAAAAATGTTGCAAGTGATAAAGTTGTTATGTGAATGTTCTGAGGGAAGGCAGGCCTTGGTGGAACATAGTATGGGCATTGTGGCAGTTTCCAAAAACATGTTGCATGTTTCTAATGCTGCCACCAAGATTGGGGTGAAGATCATATGGTTGATTTGTAATTTTCATCCGACGGAGAGGGTGTTGGAGGAAATGTTGATTTGTGGATCGGTGAAGAAGCTTCTGGCATTGTTGCAGATGGATAGCAGATCTTCTACAAAGGATAAGGTGGTGAAGATCTTCAAGATGCATGGAAATTCATGGAAACGATATCCATGTTTCCCTTGGGATTTGAAGGATTATTTGGATTTGTGA